The following proteins are co-located in the Xiphophorus maculatus strain JP 163 A chromosome 8, X_maculatus-5.0-male, whole genome shotgun sequence genome:
- the LOC102238201 gene encoding RIMS-binding protein 2-like isoform X7, translating to MRDQTTSTKMEDLLRKSQMELQWIQRQLAMIGARNRHHQHLLHIKGKSKSEFSSQQGVGHAAVYNVNRFRVLEEKNRALKQEVVALRQEKQHYRKVKAKLHAALQERNRLNLELISHQLRASKHEQVRCDYVQLRQTFATVSREKDKAQKERNQLQAKVENLEHVLKHVHEALQLKQQLQTEYEQALVAFHSKQKEISQLQKAWDQTDQQHEEAIQLLEVKLCDLEQKCRSHSDHFHQLSKRLPNIRLQSEPVEFLNSNSTLVSQIPTSSKEKLSQVIDEFEAWMQKGDESAPIAQLLIPQFSPCPLKTEDSEAFKLLSVKSSTVATDRSSSPRQHPPSEMEDETSSSPRSKPRYTGQVRLCTARYSYNPYDGPNEHPEAELPLVAGKYLYVYGDMDDDGFYEGELLDGQRGLVPSNFVEFVQDKEKLIGEGAEDLGPLEHTSLVLMTVDGGASQDVMLGSSNSLVPCSNGTGGTLDPEDLAEDVVPYPRKITLIKQLARSVIVAWEPPVVPLGWGNISGYNVLVDGELRASIPYTGRTKCLLEKLDLDSCIYRVSVQSVTDRGLSDELRCTVLVGANVVVAPCGMRVDDIQRDTAELSWLPSNSNYSHTVYLDGVEHAVVKPGRYRLRFHNLNPLTVYKVQVVAQPHQVPWQLPLEQRERKEAGVEFCTQAAGPTPYCRTGPPMPPQDVQVLCGQAPGVLQVCWKPPILSPTGTSNGANVVGYAVCTKGQRIAEVLFPMADYVTIDLTRIQCLEAREVIVKTLSVQGESQDSQVAVIPNNLLVPLPALPLPPPMHPHAGPPLHPHPQPHLPSPHLPHPTPQLPPPPHGQPHPPHPQTHPRLPHPGGTPHPQPQPLHLQPRPLHQGPRPQHQLPLLPHPLPHPIPQRPVSARDLDAKEHTAHHGGAIPPGQPGWDPSRSPLQPPLPMQGHTLEAPPPVHLRSPSPQRILPQPQGTLIPDTVAKAIAREAAQRVAAESGKVWKEHHTNVTQNIAGDRRMGRFGEQGHSFHQHPSDEEEEDEEGFARGRRRGPSVDEFLRGSELGRPPHYSHNEDYHSESSRGSDLSDIMEEDEEELYSEMQLEEGRRRNSHNTPKTNSPGGVRHDRDNGRRIQHGGSHPKRRPLMVPSIDAADEELPFKEGQIIKVYGDKDTDGFYRGAIKGRMGLLPCNMVSEIRADDEETMDQLIKQGFLPLSTPVDKIEQNRRGLRRDQASRRMVALYDYDPRESSPNVDVEAELTFCAGDIVAVFGDIDEDGFYYGELNGHRGLVPSNFLEEVPDDVEVYLTDTPSHYPQEEPANRPPVNSAANVSEGKRVTAENTDTANNITTPVRAPSPIVRPLLPGTMRPLSPPRGHHVPLDPRDPQDLANKKKKGILSKGKKLLKRLSPVKQQ from the exons GTGCGATGCGACTATGTCCAGCTGAGACAAACGTTTGCCACAGTGAGCCGGGAGAAAGACAAGGCCCAGAAAGAAAGGAACCAACTCCAGGCCAAAGTCGAAAATCTGGAACATGTGCTTAAG CATGTGCATGAAGCCTTACAGCTAAAACAACAGTTGCAGACAGAGTATGAGCAAGCATTGGTGGCCTttcacagcaaacagaaagagatCAGTCAGCTACAAAAG GCTTGGGATCAAACTGACCAACAGCATGAGGAAGCAATACAGTTATTAGAG GTCAAACTTTGTGACCTGGAGCAGAAATGCAGGTCACACAGTGATCATTTCCACCAGCTGTCGAAAAGGCTGCCAAACATCCGTTTGCAATCAGAGCCTGTGGAGTTCCTTAATAGTAATTCTACCTTGGTGTCCCAGATCCCGACCTCATCAAAGGAGAAACTCTCCCAAGTCATTGATGAATTTGAAGCCTGGATGCAGAAAG GTGATGAGAGTGCACCAATTGCTCAGCTTCTGATCCCTCAGTTTTCACCCTGCCCTCTGAAGACTGAAGACAGTGAAGCATTCAAACTGCTGTCTGTCAAATCCAGCACCGTAGCAACGGATCGCTCCAGCAGCCCCCGACAGCATCCCCCATCAGAG ATGGAGGATGAGACAAGCTCATCACCAAGGTCCAAACCTCGCTACACAGGCCAGGTCCGCCTTTGCACTGCCCGTTACAG TTATAACCCTTATGATGGACCGAATGAACATCCTGAAGCAGAGCTCCCTCTTGTGGCTGGAAAATATCTATACGTGTATGGAGACATGGATGATGATGGCTTTTATGAAG GGGAGTTGCTGGATGGTCAAAGAGGACTTGTTCCTTCCAACTTTGTTGAATTTGTCCAggataaagaaaaactaattggAGAGGGAGCGGAAGACTTAGGCCCTCTGGAACACACATCCCTGGTCCTGATGACCGTGGATGGAGGTGCCTCCCAGGATGTAATGCTAGGCTCAAGTAATTCCCTTGTTCCATGTAGCAATGGGACAGGGGGGACTTTAGATCCTGAGGACTTAGCTGAGGATGTTGTGCCTTACCCCCGTAAGATAACCCTCATCAAGCAGCTGGCACGTAGTGTTATTGTGGCATGGGAGCCTCCAGTAGTGCCTTTGGGCTGGGGGAACATCTCTGGCTACAACGTATTAGTCGATGGGGAGCTTCGTGCCAGTATACCATACACCGGCCGGACCAAGTGCTTGCTGGAAAAGCTGGACTTGGACAGCTGCATTTATCGTGTCTCCGTGCAGAGTGTCACTGACCGCGGCTTGTCGGATGAGCTCCGTTGCACCGTGCTGGTGGGAGCCAACGTGGTGGTGGCACCATGCGGCATGCGGGTGGATGACATCCAGCGGGACACTGCCGAGCTCTCCTGGCTGCCTAGCAACAGTAACTACAGTCACACTGTGTACTTAGATGGGGTGGAGCATGCTGTAGTAAAGCCTGGAAGGTATAGACTACGGTTCCACAACCTGAATCCCCTAACGGTGTATAAGGTCCAAGTGGTGGCACAGCCCCATCAGGTGCCATGGCAACTGCCTCTGGAGCAGAGGGAAAGGAAAGAAGCTGGAGTGGAGTTTTGTACTCAAGCAGCAG GCCCAACACCATATTGCAGAACAG GTCCCCCGATGCCCCCACAGGATGTTCAGGTGCTCTGTGGGCAGGCTCCAGGGGTTCTGCAAGTCTGCTGGAAGCCTCCCATCCTCTCTCCAACAGGCACATCTAATGGGGCTAATGTTGTTGGCTATGCAGTCTGCACTAAAGGACAAAGG ATAGCTGAGGTGCTGTTTCCAATGGCAGACTATGTCACTATTGATCTGACAAGAATTCAATGCCTGGAGGCCAGAGAAGTCATTGTTAAGACACTGTCAGTCCAGGGAGAATCCCAGGACTCCCAAGTCGCCGTCATTCCAAACAACCTGCTTGTGCCTCTACCTGCCCTACCCCTGCCGCCCCCAATGCACCCACACGCGGGCCCTCCTCTGCACCCTCATCCTCAACCTCACCTCCCATCTCCTCACCTTCCTCACCCCACACCCCAACTTCCGCCTCCACCTCATGGGCAACCTCATCCTCCACATCCACAAACCCATCCCAGACTTCCTCATCCAGGCGGAACCCCGCACCCCCAACCACAGCCCTTACACCTGCAGCCTCGCCCTCTCCACCAGGGTCCCAGGCCCCAGCACCAACTGCCTCTGCTCCCCCACCCTCTGCCCCACCCTATACCTCAGAGACCAGTAAGTGCCAGAGACCTGGATGCCAAAGAGCACACCGCCCACCATGGAGGAGCTATTCCGCCTGGCCAGCCTGGCTGGGACCCAAGCCGATCACCTTTGCAGCCTCCTTTGCCCATGCAAGGCCACACTCTGGAGGCCCCTCCCCCTGTCCATTTGCGTTCCCCTTCCCCTCAGAGGATTCTTCCTCAGCCCCAAGGCACGCTGATCCCAGATACCGTGGCCAAAGCTATTGCTCGAGAAGCAGCACAGAGGGTGGCAGCAGAAAGTGGCAAGGTCTGGAAAGAGCACCACACAAATGTTACACAAAATATTGCA ggAGACAGAAGGATGGGGAGATTTGGAGAGCAGGGTCATTCATTTCACCAGCATCCCtctgatgaggaagaggaagatgaggagggATTTGCACGAGGACGTCGGAGAGGACCCTCAGTTGACGAGTTTCTCAGAGGCTCTGAGTTGGGAAGGCCG CCTCACTATAGTCACAATGAAGATTATCACAGCGAGAGCAGCCGGGGCTCTGACCTGTCTGACATCatggaggaggatgaggaggagctgTACTCTGAGATGCAGCTGGAAGAGGGACGACGACGCAACTCGCACAACACACCCAAG ACAAACAGTCCTGGTGGAGTCCGCCATGACCGGGACAATGGCAGGCGAATTCAACATGGTGGATCACATCCTAAGAGGCGACCTCTAATGGTCCCATCCATTG ATGCTGCAGATGAGGAGCTACCATTCAAAGAAGGGCAGATAATTAAG GTTTATGGTGATAAGGACACAGATGGGTTTTACAGAGGAGCAATAAAAGGCAGGATGGGGCTTCTCCCCTGTAACATGGTGTCCGAGATACGAGCAGACGATGAGGAGACCATGGATCAGCTCATCAAGCAGGGCTTTCTGCCTCTCAGCACCCCCGTGGACAAAATAG AGCAGAACAGACGAGGTCTCCGCCGAGATCAGGCCTCAAGGAGGATGGTGGCGCTCTACGACTACGACCCCAGAGAGAGCTCCCCTAATGTTGATGTTGAG GCTGAGCTGACCTTCTGTGCTGGTGACATCGTTGCTGTTTTTGGAGACATTGATGAAGATGGGTTTTACTAT GGTGAGCTCAATGGCCATCGTGGCTTGGTGCCCTCTAACTTCTTGGAAGAAGTGCCTGATGATGTGGAGGTCTATCTGACCGACACCCCGTCCCACTACCCCCAGGAAGAACCCGCCAACCGGCCCCCTGTAAACTCCGCTGCAAACGTGTCAGAGGGAAAACGG GTcactgcagaaaacacagacaCGGCCAACAACATTACAACCCCTGTCCGGGCGCCGTCCCCAATCGTTCGCCCCCTCCTTCCAGGAACTATGAGACCGCTTAGCCCTCCAAGGGGTCACCATGTTCCGCTGGACCCCAGGGACCCTCAAGATCTGgcaaacaagaagaagaaaggaataCTTTCCAAAGGAAAGAAACTGCTAAAGAGACTCTCTCCTGTGAAACAACAATAA
- the LOC102238201 gene encoding RIMS-binding protein 2-like isoform X1, which yields MRDQTTSTKMEDLLRKSQMELQWIQRQLAMIGARNRHHQHLLHIKGKSKSEFSSQQGVGHAAVYNVNRFRVLEEKNRALKQEVVALRQEKQHYRKVKAKLHAALQERNRLNLELISHQLRASKHEQVRCDYVQLRQTFATVSREKDKAQKERNQLQAKVENLEHVLKHVHEALQLKQQLQTEYEQALVAFHSKQKEISQLQKAWDQTDQQHEEAIQLLEVKLCDLEQKCRSHSDHFHQLSKRLPNIRLQSEPVEFLNSNSTLVSQIPTSSKEKLSQVIDEFEAWMQKGDESAPIAQLLIPQFSPCPLKTEDSEAFKLLSVKSSTVATDRSSSPRQHPPSEMEDETSSSPRSKPRYTGQVRLCTARYSYNPYDGPNEHPEAELPLVAGKYLYVYGDMDDDGFYEGELLDGQRGLVPSNFVEFVQDKEKLIGEGAEDLGPLEHTSLVLMTVDGGASQDVMLGSSNSLVPCSNGTGGTLDPEDLAEDVVPYPRKITLIKQLARSVIVAWEPPVVPLGWGNISGYNVLVDGELRASIPYTGRTKCLLEKLDLDSCIYRVSVQSVTDRGLSDELRCTVLVGANVVVAPCGMRVDDIQRDTAELSWLPSNSNYSHTVYLDGVEHAVVKPGRYRLRFHNLNPLTVYKVQVVAQPHQVPWQLPLEQRERKEAGVEFCTQAAGPTPYCRTGPPMPPQDVQVLCGQAPGVLQVCWKPPILSPTGTSNGANVVGYAVCTKGQRIAEVLFPMADYVTIDLTRIQCLEAREVIVKTLSVQGESQDSQVAVIPNNLLVPLPALPLPPPMHPHAGPPLHPHPQPHLPSPHLPHPTPQLPPPPHGQPHPPHPQTHPRLPHPGGTPHPQPQPLHLQPRPLHQGPRPQHQLPLLPHPLPHPIPQRPVSARDLDAKEHTAHHGGAIPPGQPGWDPSRSPLQPPLPMQGHTLEAPPPVHLRSPSPQRILPQPQGTLIPDTVAKAIAREAAQRVAAESGKVWKEHHTNVTQNIAGDRRMGRFGEQGHSFHQHPSDEEEEDEEGFARGRRRGPSVDEFLRGSELGRPPHYSHNEDYHSESSRGSDLSDIMEEDEEELYSEMQLEEGRRRNSHNTPKTNSPGGVRHDRDNGRRIQHGGSHPKRRPLMVPSIEVTSENNNEGNPSPINEDVNYGRVARHKAWSSRRHTGGIRCPHDGYRNRDRRSPTYYDESEPEEPFRIFVALFDYDPLSMSPNPDAADEELPFKEGQIIKVYGDKDTDGFYRGAIKGRMGLLPCNMVSEIRADDEETMDQLIKQGFLPLSTPVDKIEQNRRGLRRDQASRRMVALYDYDPRESSPNVDVEAELTFCAGDIVAVFGDIDEDGFYYGELNGHRGLVPSNFLEEVPDDVEVYLTDTPSHYPQEEPANRPPVNSAANVSEGKRVTAENTDTANNITTPVRAPSPIVRPLLPGTMRPLSPPRGHHVPLDPRDPQDLANKKKKGILSKGKKLLKRLSPVKQQ from the exons GTGCGATGCGACTATGTCCAGCTGAGACAAACGTTTGCCACAGTGAGCCGGGAGAAAGACAAGGCCCAGAAAGAAAGGAACCAACTCCAGGCCAAAGTCGAAAATCTGGAACATGTGCTTAAG CATGTGCATGAAGCCTTACAGCTAAAACAACAGTTGCAGACAGAGTATGAGCAAGCATTGGTGGCCTttcacagcaaacagaaagagatCAGTCAGCTACAAAAG GCTTGGGATCAAACTGACCAACAGCATGAGGAAGCAATACAGTTATTAGAG GTCAAACTTTGTGACCTGGAGCAGAAATGCAGGTCACACAGTGATCATTTCCACCAGCTGTCGAAAAGGCTGCCAAACATCCGTTTGCAATCAGAGCCTGTGGAGTTCCTTAATAGTAATTCTACCTTGGTGTCCCAGATCCCGACCTCATCAAAGGAGAAACTCTCCCAAGTCATTGATGAATTTGAAGCCTGGATGCAGAAAG GTGATGAGAGTGCACCAATTGCTCAGCTTCTGATCCCTCAGTTTTCACCCTGCCCTCTGAAGACTGAAGACAGTGAAGCATTCAAACTGCTGTCTGTCAAATCCAGCACCGTAGCAACGGATCGCTCCAGCAGCCCCCGACAGCATCCCCCATCAGAG ATGGAGGATGAGACAAGCTCATCACCAAGGTCCAAACCTCGCTACACAGGCCAGGTCCGCCTTTGCACTGCCCGTTACAG TTATAACCCTTATGATGGACCGAATGAACATCCTGAAGCAGAGCTCCCTCTTGTGGCTGGAAAATATCTATACGTGTATGGAGACATGGATGATGATGGCTTTTATGAAG GGGAGTTGCTGGATGGTCAAAGAGGACTTGTTCCTTCCAACTTTGTTGAATTTGTCCAggataaagaaaaactaattggAGAGGGAGCGGAAGACTTAGGCCCTCTGGAACACACATCCCTGGTCCTGATGACCGTGGATGGAGGTGCCTCCCAGGATGTAATGCTAGGCTCAAGTAATTCCCTTGTTCCATGTAGCAATGGGACAGGGGGGACTTTAGATCCTGAGGACTTAGCTGAGGATGTTGTGCCTTACCCCCGTAAGATAACCCTCATCAAGCAGCTGGCACGTAGTGTTATTGTGGCATGGGAGCCTCCAGTAGTGCCTTTGGGCTGGGGGAACATCTCTGGCTACAACGTATTAGTCGATGGGGAGCTTCGTGCCAGTATACCATACACCGGCCGGACCAAGTGCTTGCTGGAAAAGCTGGACTTGGACAGCTGCATTTATCGTGTCTCCGTGCAGAGTGTCACTGACCGCGGCTTGTCGGATGAGCTCCGTTGCACCGTGCTGGTGGGAGCCAACGTGGTGGTGGCACCATGCGGCATGCGGGTGGATGACATCCAGCGGGACACTGCCGAGCTCTCCTGGCTGCCTAGCAACAGTAACTACAGTCACACTGTGTACTTAGATGGGGTGGAGCATGCTGTAGTAAAGCCTGGAAGGTATAGACTACGGTTCCACAACCTGAATCCCCTAACGGTGTATAAGGTCCAAGTGGTGGCACAGCCCCATCAGGTGCCATGGCAACTGCCTCTGGAGCAGAGGGAAAGGAAAGAAGCTGGAGTGGAGTTTTGTACTCAAGCAGCAG GCCCAACACCATATTGCAGAACAG GTCCCCCGATGCCCCCACAGGATGTTCAGGTGCTCTGTGGGCAGGCTCCAGGGGTTCTGCAAGTCTGCTGGAAGCCTCCCATCCTCTCTCCAACAGGCACATCTAATGGGGCTAATGTTGTTGGCTATGCAGTCTGCACTAAAGGACAAAGG ATAGCTGAGGTGCTGTTTCCAATGGCAGACTATGTCACTATTGATCTGACAAGAATTCAATGCCTGGAGGCCAGAGAAGTCATTGTTAAGACACTGTCAGTCCAGGGAGAATCCCAGGACTCCCAAGTCGCCGTCATTCCAAACAACCTGCTTGTGCCTCTACCTGCCCTACCCCTGCCGCCCCCAATGCACCCACACGCGGGCCCTCCTCTGCACCCTCATCCTCAACCTCACCTCCCATCTCCTCACCTTCCTCACCCCACACCCCAACTTCCGCCTCCACCTCATGGGCAACCTCATCCTCCACATCCACAAACCCATCCCAGACTTCCTCATCCAGGCGGAACCCCGCACCCCCAACCACAGCCCTTACACCTGCAGCCTCGCCCTCTCCACCAGGGTCCCAGGCCCCAGCACCAACTGCCTCTGCTCCCCCACCCTCTGCCCCACCCTATACCTCAGAGACCAGTAAGTGCCAGAGACCTGGATGCCAAAGAGCACACCGCCCACCATGGAGGAGCTATTCCGCCTGGCCAGCCTGGCTGGGACCCAAGCCGATCACCTTTGCAGCCTCCTTTGCCCATGCAAGGCCACACTCTGGAGGCCCCTCCCCCTGTCCATTTGCGTTCCCCTTCCCCTCAGAGGATTCTTCCTCAGCCCCAAGGCACGCTGATCCCAGATACCGTGGCCAAAGCTATTGCTCGAGAAGCAGCACAGAGGGTGGCAGCAGAAAGTGGCAAGGTCTGGAAAGAGCACCACACAAATGTTACACAAAATATTGCA ggAGACAGAAGGATGGGGAGATTTGGAGAGCAGGGTCATTCATTTCACCAGCATCCCtctgatgaggaagaggaagatgaggagggATTTGCACGAGGACGTCGGAGAGGACCCTCAGTTGACGAGTTTCTCAGAGGCTCTGAGTTGGGAAGGCCG CCTCACTATAGTCACAATGAAGATTATCACAGCGAGAGCAGCCGGGGCTCTGACCTGTCTGACATCatggaggaggatgaggaggagctgTACTCTGAGATGCAGCTGGAAGAGGGACGACGACGCAACTCGCACAACACACCCAAG ACAAACAGTCCTGGTGGAGTCCGCCATGACCGGGACAATGGCAGGCGAATTCAACATGGTGGATCACATCCTAAGAGGCGACCTCTAATGGTCCCATCCATTG AAGTAACCTCTGAGAATAACAATGAGGGAAACCCCTCCCCCATCAACGAAGATGTTAACTATGGCAGAGTAGCTCGACACAAGGCGTGGTCATCCCGCAGGCACACGGGCGGCATCAGGTGTCCCCATG aCGGCTACCGGAATCGGGACCGACGCTCTCCAACGTACTATGACGAGTCAGAGCCTGAGGAACCTTTTCGGATATTTGTGGCGCTCTTTGACTACGATCCTCTGTCTATGTCCCCCAACCCAGATGCTGCAGATGAGGAGCTACCATTCAAAGAAGGGCAGATAATTAAG GTTTATGGTGATAAGGACACAGATGGGTTTTACAGAGGAGCAATAAAAGGCAGGATGGGGCTTCTCCCCTGTAACATGGTGTCCGAGATACGAGCAGACGATGAGGAGACCATGGATCAGCTCATCAAGCAGGGCTTTCTGCCTCTCAGCACCCCCGTGGACAAAATAG AGCAGAACAGACGAGGTCTCCGCCGAGATCAGGCCTCAAGGAGGATGGTGGCGCTCTACGACTACGACCCCAGAGAGAGCTCCCCTAATGTTGATGTTGAG GCTGAGCTGACCTTCTGTGCTGGTGACATCGTTGCTGTTTTTGGAGACATTGATGAAGATGGGTTTTACTAT GGTGAGCTCAATGGCCATCGTGGCTTGGTGCCCTCTAACTTCTTGGAAGAAGTGCCTGATGATGTGGAGGTCTATCTGACCGACACCCCGTCCCACTACCCCCAGGAAGAACCCGCCAACCGGCCCCCTGTAAACTCCGCTGCAAACGTGTCAGAGGGAAAACGG GTcactgcagaaaacacagacaCGGCCAACAACATTACAACCCCTGTCCGGGCGCCGTCCCCAATCGTTCGCCCCCTCCTTCCAGGAACTATGAGACCGCTTAGCCCTCCAAGGGGTCACCATGTTCCGCTGGACCCCAGGGACCCTCAAGATCTGgcaaacaagaagaagaaaggaataCTTTCCAAAGGAAAGAAACTGCTAAAGAGACTCTCTCCTGTGAAACAACAATAA